Proteins encoded by one window of Archocentrus centrarchus isolate MPI-CPG fArcCen1 unplaced genomic scaffold, fArcCen1 scaffold_68_ctg1, whole genome shotgun sequence:
- the LOC115777734 gene encoding discoidin domain-containing receptor 2-like isoform X3: MHLFLLLILQATAAIGQIDPAHCRYPLGMEDGRIKDDAIKASSQWHETTGPQYARLYREEGDGAWCPAALPSDSQYLEVDLGRLTFLTVIGTQGRYIRNSGNEFAREYRVNYSRDGRLWKSWRNRQGNEVIEGNKDAYTSVFKDLHPPIVTRHVRLLPVTKLSTTVCMRVELYGCPWEDGLISYSAPEGQRMMPPGYPIATLNDSTYDGVHERGRLSGGLGQLTDGVTGQDDFTKTRVKSSWQSVWPGYDYLGWKNDSLEHVEMEFVFDGQRNFTSMKVHSNNMFSRGVKIFSSVSCWFKPHFGWEAEPVEFRTVLDDRNPSARYVTVLLNHRTARFVRCRFYFADVWMMFSEISFQSVDTVLPTQMTSPLPTQDTITTPATKPAVDPSASDPPDDGKTPILIGCLVTIILLLVIIIFLILWCQYVCKVLEKGPRQILDEEVMVRLSSCSDTIILQTPPVPPRSGRAPAGPVNSDPHYERIFLLDPQYQNPAVLRNKLPELSQSAEASACGGGYAEPDITQCTPHQCFHNNAPHYAETDIVRLQGVTGSNMYAVPALTVDSLTRKDISAAEFPRQQLIFREKLGEGQFGEVHLCEAEGLPEFLGEGSPLPDRDGRSVLVAVKQLRADATSQARNDFLKEIKIMSRLNDPNIIRLLCVCVSSDPLCMVTEYMENGDLNMFLSQREIESTLTHANNIPSVSLSDLLHMAVQISSGMKYLASLNFVHRDLATRNCLLDRRLTIKIADFGMSRNLYSSDYYRIQGRAVLPIRWMAWESILLGKFTTASDVWAFGVTLRYNVVMEADTAGQLRGRIVPVPDLWVHSEQTSFSFFYPFPAPLTPPQPFNLHHLFLSLAFSLIVYSIIGL, translated from the exons ATGCACCTCTTCTTGCTGCTGATCCTTCAAGCTACAGCAGCCATCGGACAGATTGATCccg CACATTGTCGCTATCCCTTGGGCATGGAGGATGGACGGATCAAAGACGATGCCATCAAAGCATCCAGCCAATGGCACGAAACCACAGGACCCCAGTATGCCAg gttgtATCGTGAGGAGGGAGATGGGGCCTGGTGTCCTGCAGCGCTGCCTTCAGACAGTCAGTACCTGGAG GTGGATCTGGGCAGGCTCACCTTTCTGACAGTTATCGGGACTCAGGGACGATATATCAGAAACTCCGGGAATGAGTTTGCCCGAGAGTACCGTGTAAACTACAGCAGAGACGGCAGGCTGTGGAAGTCCTGGAGGAACCGGCAGGGGAACGAG GTCATCGAGGGCAACAAAGATGCCTACACCTCTGTCTTCAAAGACCTTCACCCCCCAATCGTCACCCGCCATGTCCGCCTGCTCCCCGTCACCAAACTGTCCACCACTGTCTGCATGAGAGTGGAGCTGTACGGCTGCCCGTGGGAGG ACGGGCTGATCTCCTACAGCGCTCCAGAGGGTCAGCGCATGATGCCGCCCGGTTATCCCATCGCCACCCTCAATGACTCCACATATGATGGAGTACACGAGAGGGG GAGGCTTTCTGGCGGCCTGGGTCAGCTGACGGACGGCGTGACCGGCCAGGATGACTTCACAAAGACCCGTGTGAAGTCATCCTGGCAGAGCGTGTGGCCCGGCTATGACTACCTGGGCTGGAAGAACGACTCGCTGGAACACGTGGAGATGGAGTTTGTGTTCGATGGGCAGAGAAACTTCACCTCGATGAAG GTGCACAGTAACAACATGTTCTCCCGCGGCGTGAAGATCTTCTCCTCGGTCTCCTGTTGGTTTAAGCCCCACTTCGGATGGGAGGCGGAGCCTGTGGAGTTCAGGACGGTCCTGGATGACCGGAACCCAAGCGCCCGCTACGTCACAGTGCTTCTGAACCACCGCACTGCCAGATTCGTTCGCTGCCGCTTTTACTTCGCTGATGTTTGGATGATGTTCAGCGAGATTTCCTTTCAGTCAG TGGACACCGTACTCCCAACCCAGATGACATCTCCTCTACCCACTCAGGACACCATCACAACCCCTGCAACAAAGCCAG CAGTTGATCCATCAGCCAGTGACCCACCAGATGATGGAAAAACACccatcctgattggctgcttgGTAACCATCATCCTTTTGTTGgtcatcatcatcttcctcatccTATGGTGCCAGTATGTCTGCAAGGTGTTAGAGAAG GGTCCACGTCAGATTCTTGATGAGGAGGTGATGGTTCGGCTGTCGTCCTGCAGTGACACCATCATTTTACAGACTCCTCCTGTGCCCCCACGATCCGGACGCGCCCCCGCCG GTCCCGTGAACTCTGACCCTCACTATGAGAGAATTTTCCTGTTGGACCCACAGTACCAGAACCCAGCGGTGCTGAGAAACAAGCTCCCGGAGCTGTCGCAGAGCGCAGAGGCATCTG CCTGTGGGGGGGGGTACGCCGAGCCCGACATCACCCAGTGCACGCCGCATCAGTGTTTCCATAACAACGCGCCGCACTACGCTGAGACGGACATCGTGCGGCTGCAGGGCGTCACCGGCAGCAACATGTACGCCGTCCCCGCCCTCACCGTCGACTCTCTCACCAGGAAGGACATCTCCGCGGCCGAGTTCCCGCGGCAACAGCTGATCTTCAGGGAGAAGCTCGGGGAGGGGCAGTTTGGCGAG GTCCATCTGTGTGAGGCAGAGGGACTCCCAGAGTTCCTTGGGGAAGGCTCGCCCCTCCCTGACCGAGATGGCCGCTCGGTGCTCGTGGCTGTTAAACAGCTGAGGGCCGACGCTACCAGCCAAGCCAG GAACGACTTCCTGAAGGAAATAAAGATCATGTCCCGCCTGAATGACCCCAACATCATccgactgctgtgtgtgtgcgtgtcgtCCGACCCGCTGTGCATGGTTACTGAGTACATGGAGAACGGAGACCTCAACATGTTCCTGTCGCAGCGGGAGATCGAGAGCACTCTGACACATGCCAACAACATCCCTTCAGTCAG CCTGTCTGACCTCCTCCACATGGCGGTGCAGATCTCTTCAGGGATGAAGTATTTGGCATCTTTGAACTTTGTGCACCGTGACCTGGCTACGAGAAACTGCCTGCTGGACCGCCGCCTCACCATCAAGATCGCCGACTTTGGCATGAGCCGAAACCTGTACAGCAGCGACTACTATCGCATCCAGGGCCGGGCGGTGCTGCCTATACGATGGATGGCCTGGGAGAGCATCCTGCTG